The following are encoded together in the Thermus filiformis genome:
- a CDS encoding IS200/IS605 family accessory protein TnpB-related protein — MRSSHFQGVQAKLNFPRKEDKGAVLNLMRRFSSARRYAYNRLVEGVSPKELWSVEGPLGRLFGLGSYYIQGVLLKAEMALRSAKERGIDPKKVVFGGRKLFLDLRKKHDLKAWKKRKQEWKERRQGLLYCRGKKRAGGNPCLRLEVKGGVLQLRISLGNGTYAYALVQTTHPNLGQLLQRVYARESYNVELTLKEGEVYANFTWEEKAPPLVHTRDKGVLALDVNAEPYHLALALVGPDGSLRYHFTLPLDQVDRAPNRGAKETLLWMVAHEVTDFAVANGVAIATERLKHLRKSRRGDGSGRSFRRIQHRFAYASLLSKIHTLAKRKGVEVVQVNPQDTSTIGMLKYAPQLSLSKDVAAAYVIGRRALGFGERLPKNYRALLDDPRFREEAETFYRERVEELKEGVKAERNPYLKRRLSREKAKAEKALVLLSPRSSSGSRKGSTDGRNSYGAHPWRVLRVGLFLPFLGLEVPRDLSRLKPVLVQGPPLCRDRGRGKEGGPRSLLPGRADGARSGAVRDLA; from the coding sequence ATGAGAAGCAGCCACTTCCAAGGAGTCCAGGCCAAGCTCAACTTCCCCAGGAAGGAGGACAAGGGGGCCGTCTTGAATCTGATGCGCCGCTTCTCCTCCGCCCGCCGCTACGCCTACAACCGGCTGGTGGAAGGCGTTTCCCCCAAGGAGCTGTGGTCCGTGGAAGGCCCCCTCGGAAGGCTTTTCGGCCTGGGTAGCTATTACATCCAAGGAGTCCTCCTCAAGGCCGAGATGGCCCTCAGGTCCGCCAAGGAGCGCGGGATAGACCCCAAGAAAGTGGTCTTTGGCGGAAGGAAGCTCTTCCTTGACCTCCGGAAGAAGCACGACCTGAAGGCCTGGAAGAAGAGGAAACAGGAGTGGAAGGAAAGAAGGCAAGGACTCCTGTACTGCCGAGGGAAGAAGCGTGCAGGGGGTAACCCCTGTCTTCGGCTTGAGGTGAAGGGCGGGGTGCTCCAGTTGCGGATCAGCTTGGGAAACGGGACCTACGCTTACGCCCTTGTCCAGACTACCCACCCCAACCTAGGTCAGCTCCTCCAAAGGGTGTACGCCCGGGAGTCCTACAACGTGGAGCTGACCCTCAAGGAGGGGGAGGTCTACGCCAACTTCACCTGGGAGGAGAAAGCTCCACCCCTCGTCCACACCAGGGACAAAGGCGTTCTCGCCCTGGACGTGAACGCCGAGCCGTACCACCTCGCCCTGGCCTTGGTCGGTCCAGACGGGAGCTTGCGCTACCACTTCACCCTCCCCCTTGACCAAGTGGACCGAGCCCCCAACCGTGGGGCCAAGGAAACCCTCCTCTGGATGGTGGCCCACGAGGTCACCGACTTCGCCGTAGCCAATGGGGTCGCCATCGCCACCGAGCGCTTGAAGCACCTGCGTAAATCCAGAAGGGGAGACGGTTCTGGTCGTTCGTTTCGCAGGATCCAGCATCGCTTTGCCTACGCTTCCCTCCTAAGCAAGATCCACACCCTGGCCAAGAGAAAGGGGGTGGAGGTGGTCCAGGTCAACCCCCAGGACACCTCCACGATTGGAATGCTGAAGTACGCTCCCCAGCTCTCCCTGTCTAAGGACGTAGCGGCAGCCTACGTGATTGGAAGGAGGGCTTTGGGGTTTGGGGAGAGGCTCCCGAAGAACTACCGGGCCTTGCTTGATGACCCCCGCTTCCGGGAGGAAGCAGAGACGTTCTACCGGGAGCGTGTAGAAGAGCTGAAGGAGGGGGTAAAGGCCGAAAGGAACCCCTACCTGAAGCGTCGCTTATCCCGTGAGAAGGCTAAAGCCGAGAAGGCTTTGGTCCTTTTAAGCCCGCGGAGCTCGTCAGGGAGCCGGAAAGGGTCAACCGACGGAAGGAACTCCTACGGCGCCCATCCCTGGAGGGTTCTGCGGGTAGGTCTCTTCCTTCCCTTCCTCGGGCTTGAGGTGCCGAGGGACTTGTCCCGCCTCAAGCCCGTCCTGGTGCAAGGCCCACCTCTGTGCCGGGACCGTGGGAGGGGGAAGGAGGGTGGGCCTAGGTCCTTACTACCGGGAAGGGCCGACGGTGCCCGTTCGGGTGCCGTGAGGGATTTAGCATAA
- the aroQ gene encoding type II 3-dehydroquinate dehydratase produces the protein MVLILNGPNLNLLGQREPELYGRTTLEELEALCEEWGAELGLGVVFRQSNYEGQLVEWIQQAQKEGFLAIVLNPGALTHYSYALLDAIRAQPLPVVEVHLTNLHAREAFRQHSVTAMGARGVIAGFGILSYKLALVYLAEALEVNP, from the coding sequence ATGGTCCTGATCCTGAACGGGCCCAACCTGAACCTGCTCGGCCAAAGGGAGCCGGAGCTGTACGGCCGGACCACCCTCGAGGAGCTCGAGGCCCTCTGCGAGGAGTGGGGGGCGGAGCTGGGCCTGGGGGTGGTCTTCCGGCAGAGCAACTACGAGGGCCAGCTGGTGGAGTGGATCCAGCAGGCCCAGAAGGAGGGGTTCCTGGCCATCGTCCTGAACCCCGGCGCCCTCACCCACTACTCCTACGCCCTCCTAGACGCCATCCGCGCCCAGCCCCTCCCCGTGGTGGAGGTCCACCTGACCAACCTCCACGCCCGGGAGGCCTTCCGCCAGCACTCGGTGACCGCCATGGGGGCCCGGGGGGTCATCGCGGGCTTCGGGATTCTTTCCTATAAGCTGGCCCTCGTCTACCTGGCCGAGGCCCTGGAAGTGAACCCTTAG
- the truD gene encoding tRNA pseudouridine(13) synthase TruD: protein MDLTFRFDRYPYLTAHLPGVGGRIRTFPRDFQVEEVPAYLPSGQGEHLYVLLEKEGLTTRQVFEFLRDELGIPEKEIGVAGLKDKHALTRQWFSLPRAYEDRLCLLENLRGVRLLAADLHTNKLRTGHLKGNRFRVLIREPEGGKERAEAVLALLREKGVPNYFGPQRFGLGGRNPERGYRLVKTGKGRGTPWLKRFLIGSLQSLLFNDWVALRMERGLFDRVVLGDVAKKHDTGGEFLVQDPERESERALRLEISATGPLFGKKYFQSQLEARALEDEVLARYGLAREEFGARRGARRPIRVPLAEVGLEEKEEGLWLSFFLPKGSYATSLLREVMKKDPEEPLEEDEAE from the coding sequence GTGGACCTCACCTTCCGCTTTGACCGCTACCCCTACCTGACCGCCCACCTCCCGGGGGTGGGCGGGCGGATCCGGACCTTCCCCCGGGACTTCCAGGTGGAGGAGGTGCCCGCCTACCTGCCCTCCGGCCAGGGGGAGCACCTCTACGTCCTTCTGGAGAAGGAGGGCCTGACCACCCGGCAGGTCTTTGAGTTCCTGAGGGACGAGCTGGGCATCCCGGAGAAGGAGATCGGGGTGGCGGGGCTGAAGGACAAGCACGCCCTCACCCGGCAGTGGTTCAGCCTGCCCCGGGCCTACGAGGACCGGCTCTGCCTTCTGGAGAACCTGCGGGGGGTCCGCCTTCTGGCCGCCGATCTGCACACGAACAAGCTCCGGACCGGCCACCTCAAGGGCAACCGCTTCCGCGTCCTCATCCGGGAGCCGGAGGGGGGGAAGGAGCGGGCCGAGGCGGTCTTGGCCCTCTTGCGGGAAAAGGGGGTGCCCAACTACTTCGGGCCCCAGCGGTTCGGCCTGGGGGGGCGGAACCCCGAGCGGGGCTACCGGCTGGTCAAGACCGGGAAGGGGCGGGGCACCCCCTGGCTCAAGCGCTTCCTGATCGGCAGCCTCCAGAGCCTCCTTTTCAACGACTGGGTGGCCCTGAGGATGGAGCGGGGGCTGTTTGACCGGGTGGTCCTGGGGGACGTGGCCAAGAAGCACGACACCGGGGGGGAGTTTTTGGTCCAGGACCCCGAGCGGGAGTCGGAGAGGGCGCTCCGGCTGGAGATCAGCGCCACCGGCCCCCTTTTCGGCAAGAAGTACTTCCAAAGCCAGCTCGAGGCCCGGGCCCTGGAGGACGAGGTCCTGGCCCGCTACGGCCTGGCCCGGGAGGAGTTCGGCGCCCGGCGGGGGGCGAGGCGGCCCATCCGCGTCCCGCTGGCGGAGGTGGGCCTGGAGGAGAAGGAAGAGGGGCTGTGGCTGAGCTTCTTCCTCCCCAAGGGGAGCTACGCCACGAGCCTCCTGCGGGAGGTGATGAAGAAGGACCCCGAGGAGCCCCTGGAGGAGGACGAGGCGGAATGA
- a CDS encoding LysM peptidoglycan-binding domain-containing M23 family metallopeptidase, with amino-acid sequence MRYLLLFLLAPALAQHVVAPGETLFSIARRYGLSVEELAQLNGLKDPDRIRVGQVLRLYREEVLPLPRGEARLEGLWVGRAALVRVTGYKAGEVRAFGRVFPLAPSGEGLLGYLGVPALEAPGAHRVELVLDGASHPLDLRVQPLPYGREVIPLTPSLQARMDPQTLRRERERVLAACRFRPGLPLRFLPPLERMEVTSPFGTRRRYGDGDWTYHEGMDLRAPEATPVRAAADGVVVLSERLSVRGEAVVLDHGLGVCTGYWHLSARTVRAGQRVRAGQVIGRVGSTGLSTGPHLHFEVRVAGLPVDPAGFLR; translated from the coding sequence ATGCGATACCTCCTCCTCTTCCTACTCGCCCCCGCCCTGGCCCAGCACGTGGTCGCCCCGGGGGAGACCTTGTTCTCCATCGCCCGGAGGTACGGGCTGAGCGTGGAGGAGCTGGCCCAGCTGAACGGCCTCAAGGACCCGGACCGCATCCGGGTGGGCCAGGTCCTGAGGCTTTACCGGGAGGAGGTCCTGCCCCTGCCCCGGGGAGAGGCGCGCCTGGAAGGGCTCTGGGTGGGGCGGGCCGCCCTGGTCCGGGTCACGGGGTACAAGGCGGGGGAGGTGCGGGCCTTCGGCCGCGTCTTTCCCCTGGCCCCTTCCGGGGAGGGGCTTCTGGGCTACCTGGGGGTGCCCGCCCTCGAGGCCCCCGGGGCGCACCGGGTAGAGCTGGTCCTGGACGGGGCCTCCCACCCCCTGGACCTCCGGGTCCAGCCCCTTCCTTACGGCCGCGAGGTCATCCCCCTCACCCCCAGCCTGCAGGCCCGGATGGACCCCCAGACCCTCCGCCGGGAGCGGGAGAGGGTCCTGGCCGCCTGCCGCTTCCGCCCGGGCCTTCCCCTCCGCTTCCTCCCGCCTTTGGAGCGGATGGAGGTCACCTCCCCCTTCGGAACCCGCCGCCGGTACGGGGATGGGGACTGGACCTACCACGAGGGGATGGACCTGAGGGCGCCGGAAGCCACCCCGGTGCGGGCGGCGGCGGACGGGGTGGTAGTCCTCTCGGAGCGGCTTTCCGTCCGGGGGGAGGCGGTGGTGCTGGACCACGGCCTGGGGGTCTGCACCGGGTACTGGCACCTGAGCGCCCGCACGGTCCGGGCCGGACAGAGGGTCCGGGCGGGCCAGGTCATCGGCCGGGTGGGGAGCACCGGGCTTTCCACCGGACCCCACCTCCACTTTGAGGTCCGGGTGGCGGGCCTCCCCGTGGACCCGGCGGGGTTTTTGCGCTAG
- a CDS encoding 3-hydroxybutyrate dehydrogenase — MRQVLVTGAGSGIGRAIAQAFAREGYRVLVHDVRPEAASLAEELGGLFLRAALAKPQEVEALAEAVLKEGGVEVLVNNAGFQHIAPVEEFPLETWQRMLQVMLTAPFQLIRRLLPGMKAKGFGRILNIASIHGLVASPFKSAYISAKHGLLGLTKTVALEAGPYGVTVNAICPAYVRTPLVEGQILDQARTLGLSPEEVTEKVFLAQAAIKRLLEPEEVAELCLYLASEKAGGITGAALPLDLGWTAR, encoded by the coding sequence GTGAGGCAGGTCCTGGTCACGGGGGCGGGAAGCGGGATCGGGAGGGCCATCGCCCAGGCCTTCGCCCGGGAGGGGTACCGGGTCCTGGTCCACGACGTGAGGCCGGAGGCGGCTAGCCTGGCGGAGGAGCTTGGGGGCCTCTTCCTGCGGGCGGCCCTGGCCAAGCCCCAGGAGGTGGAGGCCTTGGCCGAGGCGGTCCTAAAGGAGGGCGGGGTGGAGGTCCTGGTGAACAACGCCGGGTTCCAGCACATCGCCCCGGTGGAGGAGTTCCCCCTCGAGACCTGGCAGCGGATGCTCCAGGTGATGCTCACCGCCCCCTTCCAGCTCATCCGAAGGCTCCTGCCCGGGATGAAGGCGAAGGGCTTCGGCCGCATCCTGAACATCGCCAGCATCCACGGCCTGGTGGCGAGCCCCTTCAAGAGCGCCTACATTTCGGCCAAACACGGGCTTCTGGGCCTCACCAAGACCGTGGCCCTGGAGGCGGGGCCCTACGGGGTCACGGTGAACGCCATCTGCCCCGCCTACGTGCGCACCCCCCTGGTGGAGGGGCAGATCCTGGACCAGGCCCGCACCCTGGGCCTTTCCCCCGAGGAGGTGACGGAGAAGGTCTTCCTGGCCCAAGCCGCCATCAAGCGCCTCTTGGAGCCCGAGGAGGTGGCCGAGCTCTGCCTCTATTTGGCCTCGGAAAAGGCGGGGGGGATCACGGGGGCGGCCCTGCCCCTGGACCTGGGCTGGACCGCCCGCTAG
- the gyrA gene encoding DNA gyrase subunit A gives MAQILPVEITEEVKQSFINYAMSVIVDRALPDVRDGLKPVQRRILFGAYQEGVLPNRKHVKSAKIVGEVMGKFHPHGDAAIYDALARMAQDWNLRYPLMDGQGNFGSLDGDPPAAQRYTEARLSPLGAEMLADIDKDTVDFRPNYDGSLKEPEVLPAGLPNLLVNGASGIAVGMATSLPPHNLAEVVDALVAMIDNPGITLEEVMRHLPGPDFPTGGKLSRKGIKEAYATGRGSLRVRAKVRIEEKGQRPMLVVTEIPYQVNKAGLIAQIAGLVKAKKLEEIAALRDESDRQGLRIAIELKRGANPQVVLNQLYKNTALQTTFTVNLLAIVHGEPRVLSLLELMRHYLDHRKEVVRRRSLFELKKAEERAHVLEGLLIALDRIDEVIALIRASEDAAQARAGLMSQFGLTEVQAQAILDMRLQRLVALEREKLLEEYRGLMEEIARLRAILEDERRLWGVVKEELLRLKEKYQDPRRTLITEFEESFSKEDLIEDEPMVITLTAQGFLKRTPLESYRAQGRGGMGAQAGRAGEEDEAVRVFVAQMHDDLLVFTNRGWVYRVKVYDLPELGRQARGVHVRALLPLAEDEEVAALRSVRGLDKEGYLVFATERGLVKRTALSEYKNLGSAGLIAIKLLEEDRLVDVDLAEEDGEVVLATREGQAIRFPLSEVRATGRDSQGVTGIRFKREGDRVVSLVVLSPEEVKEDPDLLAVSTKGFGKRTPLSEYPLQGRGGMGVITYAVSPRVGSLAALLKVGAASEGADLLVLSKRGLAIRTPVKEIPRYSRATAGVRVMNLAEGDEVASAFVVKEA, from the coding sequence ATGGCCCAGATCCTTCCCGTAGAGATCACCGAGGAAGTCAAGCAAAGCTTCATCAACTACGCCATGTCCGTCATCGTGGACCGGGCCCTGCCCGACGTGCGGGACGGGCTGAAGCCGGTCCAGCGGCGGATCCTCTTCGGGGCCTACCAGGAGGGGGTCCTCCCCAACCGGAAGCACGTGAAGAGCGCCAAGATCGTGGGGGAGGTGATGGGCAAGTTCCACCCCCACGGGGACGCGGCCATCTACGACGCTTTGGCCCGGATGGCCCAGGACTGGAACCTCCGCTACCCCCTGATGGACGGCCAGGGGAACTTCGGCTCCCTGGACGGGGACCCGCCGGCGGCCCAGCGCTACACCGAGGCCCGCCTCTCCCCCCTGGGGGCGGAGATGCTGGCCGACATAGACAAAGACACGGTGGACTTCCGCCCCAACTACGACGGCTCCCTCAAGGAGCCGGAGGTCCTCCCCGCCGGCCTGCCCAACCTCCTGGTGAACGGGGCGAGTGGGATCGCGGTGGGGATGGCCACCAGCCTCCCCCCGCACAACCTGGCCGAGGTGGTGGACGCCCTGGTGGCGATGATTGACAACCCCGGGATCACCCTCGAGGAGGTCATGCGCCACCTGCCGGGCCCCGACTTCCCCACCGGGGGGAAGCTCTCCCGGAAGGGGATCAAGGAGGCCTACGCCACGGGCCGGGGGAGCCTCAGGGTGCGGGCCAAGGTCCGGATAGAGGAAAAAGGGCAGAGGCCCATGCTGGTGGTGACGGAGATCCCCTACCAGGTGAACAAGGCGGGCCTGATCGCCCAGATCGCCGGCCTGGTCAAGGCGAAGAAGCTTGAGGAGATCGCCGCTCTCAGGGACGAGTCCGACCGGCAGGGGCTCCGCATCGCCATAGAGCTCAAGCGGGGGGCGAACCCACAGGTGGTCCTGAACCAGCTTTACAAGAACACCGCCCTCCAGACCACCTTCACCGTGAACCTTTTGGCCATCGTCCACGGGGAGCCCCGGGTCCTCTCCCTGCTCGAGCTCATGCGCCACTACCTGGACCACCGCAAGGAGGTGGTGCGCCGCCGGAGCCTCTTTGAGCTTAAGAAGGCCGAGGAGCGGGCCCACGTCCTGGAGGGGCTCCTCATCGCCCTGGACCGGATAGACGAGGTCATCGCCCTGATCCGGGCCTCCGAGGACGCGGCCCAGGCCCGCGCGGGGCTAATGAGCCAGTTCGGCCTCACCGAGGTCCAGGCCCAGGCCATCCTGGACATGCGCCTCCAGCGGCTCGTGGCCCTGGAGCGGGAGAAGCTTCTGGAGGAGTACCGGGGCCTGATGGAGGAGATCGCCCGGCTCAGGGCCATCCTGGAGGACGAACGCAGGCTTTGGGGGGTGGTCAAGGAGGAGCTTCTAAGGCTCAAGGAGAAGTACCAAGACCCGCGCCGCACCCTCATCACCGAGTTTGAGGAGTCCTTCAGCAAGGAGGACCTGATCGAGGACGAGCCCATGGTCATCACCCTCACCGCCCAGGGCTTCCTCAAGCGCACCCCCCTGGAGAGCTACCGGGCCCAGGGCCGGGGGGGCATGGGGGCCCAGGCGGGCCGGGCGGGCGAGGAGGACGAGGCGGTCCGGGTCTTCGTGGCCCAGATGCACGACGACCTCCTGGTCTTCACCAACCGGGGCTGGGTCTACCGGGTCAAGGTCTACGACCTGCCCGAGCTGGGCCGCCAGGCCCGGGGGGTGCACGTGCGGGCGCTCTTGCCCCTGGCCGAGGACGAGGAGGTGGCCGCCCTCCGCTCCGTCCGGGGGCTGGACAAGGAGGGGTACCTGGTCTTCGCCACCGAGCGGGGCCTGGTCAAGCGCACCGCCCTTTCCGAGTACAAGAACCTGGGCTCGGCGGGGCTGATCGCCATCAAGCTCCTGGAGGAGGACCGGCTGGTGGACGTGGACCTGGCGGAGGAGGACGGAGAGGTGGTCCTGGCCACCCGGGAGGGGCAGGCCATCCGCTTCCCCCTCTCCGAGGTCCGGGCCACGGGCCGGGACAGCCAGGGGGTCACGGGGATCCGGTTCAAGCGGGAGGGGGACCGGGTGGTCTCTTTGGTCGTCCTCTCCCCGGAAGAGGTGAAGGAGGACCCCGACCTCCTGGCGGTGAGCACCAAGGGCTTCGGCAAGCGCACCCCCCTCTCCGAATACCCCCTCCAGGGCCGGGGCGGGATGGGGGTCATCACCTACGCGGTGAGCCCCCGGGTGGGGAGCCTGGCCGCCTTGCTCAAGGTGGGGGCCGCCTCGGAGGGGGCGGACCTGCTCGTCCTCTCCAAGAGGGGGCTCGCCATCCGCACCCCGGTGAAGGAGATCCCCCGCTACTCCCGGGCCACCGCCGGGGTGCGGGTGATGAACCTGGCCGAGGGGGACGAGGTGGCGAGCGCCTTCGTGGTGAAGGAGGCCTAA
- the trmFO gene encoding methylenetetrahydrofolate--tRNA-(uracil(54)-C(5))-methyltransferase (FADH(2)-oxidizing) TrmFO — protein MPEPVLVIGGGLAGSEAAWTLARLGVPVRLWEMRPRRMTPAHETPFLAEIVCSNSLGGEAPTNAKGLLQAEMRLAGSLVMEAADRARVPAGGALAVDRREFSAYVTQRLEAHPLVEVVREEAQRVPTGLAVLATGPLTSDAFSQSLKALLGDHFLYYYDAAAPIVLGESINRSVCFPGGRYGQSPDYLNCPMTEEEYQRFYQALLEAQRHTPHEWERLEFFEACLPIEELARRGYQTPLFGPMKPVGLVDPRTGKEPFAVVQLRPEDKEGRMWSLVGFQTGLKWPEQKRLVQMIPGLEEAEIVRYGVMHRNTYLNAPRLLRETLQLKDHPHLLVAGVLAGVEGYLESAATGFLAGLNAARLYRGEPPVAPPEESMLGGLVRFLATANPEGFQPINANWGLVPPAEGRDKRQKREGMYARGLEAFRRFLEALDLKAPQPG, from the coding sequence ATGCCTGAGCCCGTCTTGGTCATCGGCGGGGGCCTGGCGGGGAGCGAGGCCGCCTGGACCCTGGCCCGGCTGGGGGTGCCGGTGCGGCTTTGGGAGATGCGCCCTAGGCGCATGACCCCGGCCCACGAGACCCCCTTCCTGGCAGAAATCGTCTGCTCCAACTCCTTAGGGGGCGAGGCCCCCACCAACGCCAAGGGCCTCCTCCAGGCGGAGATGCGCCTTGCAGGAAGCCTGGTCATGGAGGCGGCCGATAGGGCCCGGGTCCCTGCCGGGGGGGCCTTGGCCGTGGACCGGAGGGAGTTCAGCGCCTACGTCACCCAGCGGCTCGAGGCCCACCCCCTGGTGGAGGTGGTGCGGGAGGAGGCCCAGAGGGTGCCCACGGGCCTGGCCGTCCTGGCCACCGGCCCCCTCACCTCCGACGCCTTCTCCCAGTCCCTAAAGGCCCTTCTGGGGGACCACTTCCTCTACTACTACGACGCCGCGGCCCCCATCGTCTTGGGGGAGAGCATCAACCGCTCGGTCTGCTTCCCGGGGGGGCGCTACGGCCAGAGCCCGGACTACCTCAACTGCCCCATGACCGAGGAGGAGTACCAAAGGTTCTACCAGGCCCTCCTCGAGGCCCAGCGCCACACCCCCCACGAGTGGGAGCGGCTGGAGTTCTTTGAGGCCTGCCTGCCCATAGAGGAGCTGGCCCGCCGCGGGTACCAGACCCCCCTTTTCGGCCCCATGAAGCCGGTGGGGCTGGTGGACCCCCGCACCGGGAAGGAGCCCTTCGCCGTGGTCCAGCTCCGCCCCGAGGACAAGGAGGGCCGGATGTGGAGCCTGGTGGGGTTCCAGACCGGGCTCAAGTGGCCGGAGCAGAAGCGCCTGGTCCAGATGATCCCGGGCCTGGAGGAGGCCGAGATCGTCCGCTACGGGGTGATGCACCGCAACACCTACCTGAACGCCCCCCGCCTCCTCCGGGAGACCCTCCAGCTCAAGGACCACCCCCACCTCCTGGTGGCGGGGGTTTTGGCCGGGGTGGAGGGGTACTTGGAGAGCGCGGCCACCGGCTTTTTGGCCGGCCTGAACGCGGCCAGGCTGTACCGGGGCGAGCCCCCCGTGGCCCCCCCGGAGGAGAGCATGCTGGGGGGGCTGGTCCGGTTCCTGGCCACCGCCAACCCCGAGGGCTTCCAGCCCATCAACGCCAACTGGGGCCTGGTGCCTCCGGCCGAGGGGCGGGACAAGCGGCAGAAGCGGGAAGGGATGTACGCGCGGGGCCTCGAGGCCTTCCGCCGCTTCCTGGAGGCTTTGGACCTAAAGGCGCCCCAGCCGGGCTAG
- a CDS encoding inositol monophosphatase family protein: protein MKVSQAHLEAAIDAAFLAQGIHTYYLERGFTQKTKSGPTDLVTQADKESEEAIKDLLLSRFPDHGFLGEEGGGDAGGGVRWVVDPLDGTVNYAHGFPFYGVSIALEVEGRVELGVVLDTARGELFTALRGQGAYLNGRPIRVTERTELLGSLLATGFPYDVARDPENLTYFERALRRGLLVRRPGAAALDLAYVAAGRLDGFWEVKLNPWDVAAGWLLVEEAGGRVTDLEGEAYRLGHRYIVATNGRIHQALLAVLRGTM from the coding sequence GTGAAGGTCTCGCAAGCCCACCTCGAGGCCGCCATAGACGCGGCCTTTCTCGCCCAGGGCATCCACACCTACTATCTGGAGAGGGGGTTCACCCAGAAGACCAAGTCCGGCCCCACCGACCTGGTGACCCAGGCGGACAAGGAGAGCGAGGAGGCCATCAAGGACCTCCTCCTCTCCCGCTTCCCCGACCACGGCTTCCTGGGGGAGGAGGGGGGCGGGGACGCCGGGGGCGGGGTGCGCTGGGTGGTGGACCCCCTGGACGGGACGGTGAACTACGCCCACGGCTTCCCCTTCTACGGGGTCTCCATCGCCTTGGAGGTGGAGGGGCGGGTGGAGCTGGGGGTCGTCCTGGACACCGCCCGGGGGGAGCTCTTCACCGCCCTGCGGGGCCAAGGGGCCTACCTGAACGGCCGGCCCATCCGGGTGACGGAGAGGACCGAGCTTCTGGGGAGCCTCCTCGCCACCGGCTTCCCCTACGACGTGGCCCGGGACCCGGAGAACCTCACCTACTTTGAGCGGGCCCTGAGGCGGGGGCTCCTGGTGCGCAGGCCGGGGGCGGCCGCCCTGGACCTGGCCTATGTGGCCGCGGGCAGGCTGGACGGGTTCTGGGAGGTGAAGCTCAACCCCTGGGACGTGGCCGCGGGCTGGCTCCTGGTGGAGGAGGCGGGGGGGCGGGTCACCGACCTAGAGGGGGAGGCCTACCGGCTGGGCCACCGGTACATCGTGGCCACCAACGGCCGCATCCACCAGGCCCTCCTGGCCGTGCTGAGGGGGACGATGTGA